The genomic segment GCTGTCCGCGCCCGGACTGCCAGCCCGCCAGGCCGCCCCGCCAGGGGCCTTCCAGCGAAAGGCGGGCGTCCAGCGGCCCCGTCGCCCGCAAGCCCAGGGGCACGGCCTCGGCGAGCCTGGCCCCCTGCACGCCCTGGGCCGCGAGCGTGAGCTGGAACGAGCCCGCCTGGGCGTGCGCCCCGTGGGGAGGCTGGCCCGCCGCGTGCTGCTGGGACGCCGCCGCCGGCTGGGGGTGCGTCAGCTCCAGTGAGCCCGAGAATCTTCCGCCGAGGGCCGCCCCCGCGAACGCGGGGACCCGCACGCCCTCGGGCGTGGCGCGCAGGGTCAGGGAGAGGTCGTCCACCTCCAGGCCCTTGCCCGCGTCCAGGCGACCGGCGGCAAGTCGCAGCTCCAGCGGGAAGGACGCGGCCTTGCCCGCGTCCAGGAGGCGCTCCATGCGCCGCAGCTCCTCCAGATCCAGCCGTCCGGCGCGCAGATCCAGCAGCGCCTGCCCGTCGGTCCAGGAGGCCGAGCCGCCCAGGGACGTGGCCCCGAGGCGAGCGTCCAGGTCCGTGACCTCCCACGACGTCTGGCCCGGCGCGCCGGCCCGGAAGGACGCCTGGGCCGTCACCGCGCCCAGCTCCTCCAGGAGCCGGGGGACCAGTTCGGGAATCCAGTCCTGACGCCACGCCGCCTCCTGGGCTCTGGCTTCCAGGCTGGCCACGCCCCAGGTTCCGGCGGGGCCGGATTCGCCCTCGGCCGAGGCCTCCAGGGCCTGGGGGAGCCCCTTGCCGGGCGCGCCGCCCTCCAGGGCCGTGAGCCCCACCCGGGCCTTGAAGCGCATGGTCCCCTGCCCCGGCTCCAGGCGAACGTCCGCCCCGGCCACGGCCCGGCCCAGGTTCACCGTGAAGGGATAGAGTCGCAGCGCGCCGCCCGCGCCCGTGAGCGTGAGGTCCACCCGCTCCAGGGAAGCCTCGCCCGCGCGCAGTCCGCTGCCCTGGAAGCGCCCCGTAAGGGACTCGGGAACGCCGCCCCGGGCCTTGTGCGCCAGCACGACGAGCCCGGCCCAGGGGGTGAGGTCCAGGCCCCGGGCGGTCACGTCGAAGGCGGCGCGACCGCGCCCCCCGCTGGCCGTGCCCTCCAGGACGCCCGCGCCCTCGGAGAGCGACCCGTCCAGGAGCACCCACCCTGCCGGGGTGACAGCCAGCTTCAGGCGCGCGCGAACGGCGGCGTCGCTCCCCTCTGCGCGCAGCGAGGGCGACGGCGCGACGGCGGGCACGAGCACGGGGAAGCCCGGAGCCAGGCCGCCCCGGCGCAGGGCCTCGCGCCAGAGGCCGTCCGGGCTGGCCTGGGCCTTGAGGTCCACCAGGAGGTGGCGGTCGGCGTCCCAGAGCCCGGCCAGGTTCACCTGTCCGGTCACGCGCGCGCCCAGGCCCTCCAGCACAAGGTTGGCGGCCTCCACGGCCCCGTCGCCGTGCACCATCAGGTCGGTGGAAAAGAGCACGCGCGCCTCCGCGCCGGGCAGCGCCCCGGGGGCGGCCAGCCACCCCGCCGCCTGGGCCTTGTGCACGTGAAGCCGCGAACCTTCCTCGGAATAGCTGGCCACTCCCTTGGCGTGGAACTCGCCCGCCAGGTCCAGGTGGCCGGCTTCGGCCGAGAAGGACACGGAAAACTTGAAGGGCCGCGACGCGGTGGTGTGCAGGTTGAGCCCGCGCACCGTGAAGCTCGCGCCCGTGGAGCGGTCGGTGAAGTGGACGGCGCCTCTCTCCAGGCGCAGGCCCCGGGGCAGGCCCGGACCCCGCCTGCCCGGCGAGCGGTCCGAGGCCTCCAGACCGGGGAGCGCCCAGTTGGGGCGGCCCTCTTCGTCGCGCCCCAGGTGCAGTTGCGGGGCGTCCAGCGAGACCGACTCCACCGCCACCCGGCGCGCGAACAGGGCCGGGATGTCCAGCCCCACGGCCATCTCCCCGGCCGTGAGCAGCGGCTCGGGGCCGAAGGAGGGCTCGCCCGCCACCTCCACGGAGCCCGCGCGAAGGCCCAGCCAGGGCACCATGGTCAGGCGCACGTCTCCGCCCACGCGCACCGCGCGGCCCAGGGCCTCGGTCATGGCCTCCTCGGCGGCGCGGCGCAGGGTCTCGCGGCCCACCAGCCGCGTGGCCGCCAGGGGCAGGAGCCAGGCCAGCACGGCCAGCAGCGCCAGCGAGGCCGCGAGGGTCCGCCAGGTGAGGAGGCGCGCGACGCCTGGGCGTTTCGAGCTCGGTGCGTTCATGGCTGCCCGCCGGGGCGCGAGGCCCCGTGCATGGTGAATCTAGACCGTTCCCCGTCGCTGTTCAAGTGTCGCGCGGCCCGGGCTGGAGGAGCGGCGCTCACCGAAGGCCCATGAGGGCCGTGACGGCTTCCATGTCCAGGGCGGCCTCCACCGTGTCGGCCAGGCGATCCAGGGCGGCCTCCACGCTGCCTTCGGCCTCGTGCAGGGCCGCGCGCTCCAGGGGGGGCAGGCCCTTGCGCGCGCGCAGAGCGTCCAGCCACCAGCCCCGGAAGCCGGGCGCGTCGAAAAGCCCGTGCAGGTAGGTGCCCCACACGCGCCCGGGCTCGCCCCAGGCCACGGCCTGGCCGTCCGCTTCGCGCGCCGCCAGGAGCCCCGCGCCGCTTCCGGCCCGCGTGACGCCGTGGTGGATCTCGTAGCCCTCCATCATCTGGCCCGAGGCCGCGTGGAGCGCCCGGGCCTGGCGCAGGGTCTTGCCCGGCAGAAGCTCCGTGGCCAGGTCCAGAAGCCCCAGGCCCGGCGCGCGCCCCAGGCCCGATTCCAGGCCCGTGGGGTCGCTCAGTTCCCGGCCCAGCATCTGGAGCCCCGCGCAGACGCCCACGATCTCCGCGCCTTCGGCGGCCAGGGCGGCCAGGGCGTCGGCCAGGCCCCGGGCGCGCAGGTCCGCCAGGTCGGCCAGGGTGTTCTTGCTGCCGGGCAGGATCACGGCGTCGGGGCGTCCCAGGTCGGCCACGCGACGCACCACCCGCAGCCCCGCGTCGGGCTCCCGGGAGAGGGCGTCGAAGTCGGTGAAGTTGGAGATGTGGGGCAGGTCGATCACGGCGATGTCCAGCTCGCGGCCCACGGCCCCGAGACTCCCGGACCAGAAAATTCCGGCCTTGAAGCTCACGGAGTCCTCCTCCGGCAGCCCCAGCGCCGCGATTTCCGGGACCACGCCCAGCACGGGTTTTCCCGTGAGGTCGAGCATGTACCGGTGGGCCGGCTCCAGCAGCGAGGGGTCGCCCCGGAAGCGGTTGAGCACGTAGCCGCCCACCAGGGCGCGCTCGTCCTCGGGCAAAAGCTCCATGGTGCCCGCCAGGGCCGCGAACACGCCGCCCCGGTCGATGTCTCCGGCCAGGAGCACCCGGGAGCGGGCGTACTTGGCCATGGCCATGTTCACCATGTCGTGGGCCTTGAGGTTCACCTCGGCGGGGCTGCCCGCGCCCTCCAGGATCACGGCGTCGAAGTCCGCCGCCAGGGAGTCGTAGGCTTCCTTGGCGGCCCGGAAGGCCGTGGGCTTGTAGGCCACGTACTCGCGCACGCGCATGGTCCCCACGGGGCGGCCCAGGACGATCACCTGGGAGCCCGTGTCCGAGCAGGGCTTGAGCAGCACCGGGTTCATGCGCGCCTCGGGGGCCAGGCCGCAGGCCTGGGCCTGGAGCGCCTGGGCGCGGCCCATCTCCTCGCCCCGGGCCGTGACGAAGGAGTTGAGCGACATGTTCTGGGCCTTGAACGGGGCCACGCGCACCCCCCGGCGGCGCAGGATGCGGCACAGGGCCGCCGCCAGCACGGACTTGCCCGCGTTGGAGGTGGTGCCCTGCACCATGAGCGCCGGTGTGGGACGCCTGCGCGCCGGACGGGGACGCGCCGGGTCCAGGTGGTCCGCCAGGGCGTCCAGCAGGCGCTCGTTGTCGGCCTGGGGGCGCACGGCCACGCGGAAGAAGCGGGCGTCCAGGCCCGCGAAGTTGGAGCAGTCGCGCACGGCGATGCGCCGTTTCAGAAGCGCCGCGCGCAGGGCCGGGACCTCCGGGCGCTCCAGGCGGCAGAGCAGGTAGTTGGCCCGCCCGGGCCAGACGCTCACGCCCGGCAGCCCGGCCAGCTCCCGGGCCAGGGGCTCGCGCAGGGACGCGGCGGCCTTGCGGGAGCGCTCCTCGAAGTCCTGGTCCGCGAGGGCGCGCTCGCCCACGGCCTGGGCCAGCACGTTGACGTTCCAGGGGGCCAGCCCGGCGCGCAGTTTCCCGGCCAGGGCCTCGTCCATCACGGCCAGGCCGAGCCGCAGCCCCGGCACGGCGAACATCTTGGTGAGCGAGAGGAGCACCGCCACGTTGCCCGTAGCCTCCCCCGCCAGGGACTCGAAGCCTTCCACGAAGGAGCCGAAGGCCTCGTCCACAACGAAGAGGTGTTCCGGGAACTCCCGGGCCAGGCCGCGCACGTCCTGGGCGGGAACGTCCAGGCCCGTGGGGTTGTTGGGGCGGGCGATGAAGACGGCCCGGCGCGCGCCGGAGGCGGCCAGGCGGGCGCGCAGGGCCCCGGGGTCCAGGGCCAGGGCGTCCTCGTGGCGCAGGGGCAGGCCCTCCACGTCCATGCCCGCGGCCAGGCAGGCGCGGCGGTAGTCCACGTAGGAAGGCTCCGGGACCAGGGCGTTTGAGAGCCCGCAGGCCCGGGCCAGGGCGAAGAGCAGCTCGCTGGTGCCGTTGCCCGCCACGACGCGCGCCTCGTCCACGCCGTGGCGCTCCCGGGCGCGGGCGCGCAGCTCCCGGCAGTGGGGGTCCGGATAGTGCGCCAGGCGCGAGACGGCCCCCGAAAGGACGGGCCGCAGCCACTCGGGCGGCCCCAGGGGGTTGATGCTGGCCGAGAAGTCCAGGATGTCGCCGGGCGCGCACCCGGCCTCGCGGGCCAGGGCGTCCACGTCGCCGCCGTGGGAGGGGAGGCTCATGCGCCGCACGCCTCCCCGCCCGCCTCCGGGGCCGTGTCCGGGGCGTTCCCCCGGACCGTCCCCTCGGACGCCGCCCGGGCCGCGCGGTCCAGGCCCCAGGCCTCGGCGGCAGCGTCCAGGGCGGCCTTCACCTCGGGCTCGTGGAGCCGTTTCGTGAGCGCCACGAGGTTGATGGGAATGCCCAGCGCCCCCCCGGGCCACACGGCCAGCTCCCGCCCCGGATTGTCCGGGCGGGCCATGTCCTCGCGCAGCAGCGAGAGCCCCATGCCCGAGGCCACCAGGGAGCGGATGGTGTCCTCGTCGTTGATCACGGCCGCCGTCCTGGGCGGAGTCCCCTCCTCGGCCAGGAGGTCGCGGGCCATGAGCACGAAGGGGCAGCGCTCGTGGAACCAGACCCAGGGCATGGCGGCCAGATCGCTCACGGCGGCCTGTTCGAGCCGTTCCCTCCAGGCGGGCGGCCCCACCACCCGCACGCAGGCCATGCCCAGGGGCAGGGCAGTCAGCTGCGGCTCGTCGTCGAAGCAGCCGTAGGCGAAGCCCGCGTGGACCCTGCCCGCCTTCAGGGTCTGGGCGACGTTGTAGGAGTCGCAGCAGTCCACGTGGACCAGGGACCTGGGATGCTCGCGCCCCAGGACGGCCAGCATGCGGGGCAGGCGCAGGAACTCCGGGTCGGTGTTGCGGGAGAGCACGATGTCTCCTGCCGCCTCGCCGCGCAGGCTGCGGGCCTGGGCGAAGAGGTCCTGGGCGCGGGAGAGGGCGTCGCGGGCGGTCTCGCAGAGCCGCCTTGCCGCGCCGGTGGGTTCCATGCCCCGGGCGGAGCGGTTGAAGAGGCTCACGCCCAGCTCCTCTTCCAGGCTCTTCACGTGGGCGCTCACGGCCGGGAGCGAGAGGTTCAGACGCTCGGCCGCGCGCGAGAGGTTGCCCTCCTCGGCCACGGCGACGAAGGTGCGCAGGTGGTGGAATTCCATGGCTTCACGAATCCTTAAGCAGGGCTTCAGGCATTGCGATTGGATCGTTTTCCCAGGGTTCGCTAGCAGGGGTTTCATGTCCTGCGTCGGAAAGTTCCCAGGCGATGCGTCCCAGCGTCTTCACGGCGGCCTCCAGCTCCGGCCCCTGGCGCACGCCCGCCGAGAGGCGCACGAAGCGCCGGAAGCAGCCCTGGGAGGAGAAGAGCGCCCCGGGCGCGGCGCTGATGCCCGCGTCCATGGCCAGGCGCATGAACTCCACGCCGTCCCCGCCGCCGGGCAGTTCCACCCAGCAGACCGTGCCGCCCGAGGGCCGGGTGGCGCGCGTGCCGGGCGGGAAGTGGCGCTCGATGAGCCCCAGCATGTTGTCCATCATGGATTTGAGCGCCGGGCGCAGGCGCTTGAGGTGGCGGTGCATCAGGCCCTGTCGCAGGAACTCGGCCACGGCCATCTGGGTGGGGGTGGCGGTGGCCACGCTCACGGTGGCCTTGATCTCCAGGGCCTTGTCCAGGAACCGGCCGGGCATGAGCCAGCCCACGCGGTAGCCCGGGGAGAGGCTTTTGGAGAACGAGGAGCAGTGGAGCACCAGGCCCTCTCGGTCGTAGCTCTTGCAGCAGCGGGGGCGCTCGGGGCCGTGGTGCAGGTCGCCGTAGACGTCGTCCTCGATGAGGGGCGTGCCCGTGCGGGCGAGGATCTCCACGATCTCGGCCTTGGCCGGGTCCGGGGTGAGCGCGCCGTCGGGATTGTTGAAGTTGGGGGTGAGCACGCAGGCCGCCACGCGGAAGCGCTCCGTGATCAGGGCCAGGTCGGCCGGTCGCACGCCCTCGCCGGGGCGCGAGGGCACCTCGATGACCCGCAGGCCCAGATTCTCCAGGAGCTGGAGGAAGCAGTAGTAGGTGGGCGAGGCGATGGCCACGGTGTCGCCCGGGCGCGTCACGGAGCGCAGGGCCACGTGCAGGGCCTCCATGGCCCCGTTGGTGACCACCACCCCCGAGGGGCCGCACTCGATGCCCGCGTCCAGGCAGTGGGAGGCGATCTGCACCCGCAAGGACTCCAGGCCCGGCACGGGGCCGTAGTAGCCGGTGCGCTCGCCTTCGTCGCGCAGGGTCTGGGCCAGCATGCGGTTGAGTTGCGCCAGGGGGAGCAGGGCCTCGTCGGTGCGGGCCACGCCCAGGGGCACCAGGTCGCGCCGGGCCATGTTCTCCAGGAGCTTCCCGATGAGCCGGGCGCGGTTGAGCGTCTCGGGGAACTCGTCCGGGCAGGACTTCACCCGGGGCAAGGGCAGGCGCTTCTGCCGGGCGCGCACGAAATACCCCGACTTGGGGCGGGCCTCCAGCACGCCTTCGCTCTCCAGCTGGCCATAGGCCAGAAGCACCGTGGAGAGGCTCACGCGCATGCGCTGGGCCAGGCGACGCAGGGAGGGCGCCTTGTCGCCGGGCTTGAGCCCGCCGGACTCGATCTGCTCCAGCACGCTCTGACGCACGGTCTCGTAGCGGTAGGACTCGGGCTGCACCTGATCTGCTCCGGTCGAAATTCGTTTGATCTGTGTCTGTTCCGGTAACAGTTATTCTGGTTGACGAAAAGCGAAAACAAGGAGGCATCCCATGGCATACGAATCCACCCCCCGCAACTGGCCCTGCGAGTCCCGCGGCCTGGCCGACGACGCGCGCGACGCCCTGTTTCCCAACGCGTTCTCGGCCTTCGTCCAGCGCCTGCTCTTCGCCTTGACCCCGCGCGGGCGCGCAGTGGTGACGCTCGCGCCGGGCCAGACCGCCGTGCTGGAGGGCCAGCGCCTGGCGCGCGTGGCCTGCCTGGAAGGACAGGCTTGGGTGACCAACCCCGACATCGGGCGCGACGTGCTGCTCAAGGGCGGCGAGATCGTGGAGTCCCAGGGCGGGGCGTCCATGGCCGTCACGGCGGTGCGCGGCCCCTCGCGGGTGAGCCTGGGCTGGAAGTAGCGGCGCGTCCGGGCGGGCAAGCCCCAAGCCCGCCCGGACGGCGCGGGCGGCCGCCGCGTCGCGAGTCCGCCCGGGCGCAAGCCGCGCCTCCCGCACTGGCTGGCGCGGCCGGTCGCTGCCCCTCACGGGAGCCTCCCAGGCGCCGCCCGCAGGCGGGAGCATACACCCCGCGCCAGCCTCGCACCGCGCAGGCTGGCGGATCAATGACTCGGCGCCCCACGCGGGGGCTTGGCAAGGCCGTTGCTATGGGCTATCGGATAGGCATGAAGTCCCATGCGCCTGTCAATCCTGAAGGGAAACGCTGTTTCGACGGCATCTGCGAGACGCTGGACCGCCTGGGGGTGCCCCGCAACTCCAAGTGGCGGGCGCTCATCCTGTTCATGCGCTCCATCCGCGACTACGACATCTACACTCCCGAGCAGAAGCGCCAGATCCAGGCCCTGGTCGTCCAGGTGCTCAAGGAGGGCGACCTCACGGAAACGCGCTTCGACGACATTTCCCGCAAAACCGAGGCCATCCTCTCCGCGCCCTGGCGCACCAAGCTCCAGAACGCCCTGAACGACCTCTCCCGCGCCATCGGGGATTCCCGGGGCATCATCCTCAAGCGCAAAGGCGACATCGAATCCCTGGGCCAGGAAACCGTGGAGAACGTGCAGAGCGGCAAGGACCTGGACGCCCTCCTGGAAGACATCCGCAAGGGTTTCACCGACGTGGTCCGCTACATGGAGCAGGACGCGGAGAACCTGGCCAGGCTCTCTTTCACCGACGCCCTCACGGGTCTGGCAAACCGCCGCGCCTTCGAGGACGCCCTGGCCAAGGCCGTGGCCGGGGCCCGCGCCCGCAAGACCCCCCTGTGCGTGCTCATGGTCGACGTGGACCACTTCAAGGCCTTCAACGACCTCCACGGCCACCTCATCGGCGACCAGGCCCTCAACGCCGTGGCCTCCGTGATCCGCGACTGCCAGAAACAGGTCGAGGAACGCGGCGGCAAGGTCCTGAGCGCCCGCTACGGCGGCGAGGAGTTCACCGTCATCGCCCAGGACATGGCCCTCAAGCAGGCCGTCGCGCTGGCCGAGCACATCCGCCACCGCATCGAGACCTACAACTTCATCATCCGCGACGTGGACGGCGAAATCCTCAACTCCGGCATCACCCTCACCGTGAGCCTGGGCGTGGCCTGCCTCGACGACGCCTGGAAGGACTCCCTGGAACAACGCCTGATCAACGCCGCCGACGAGGCCATGTACCAGGCCAAACTCGCCGGTCGCAACAAAGTGTTCTCCAAAGGAGACTGACGCCCACCCGGCAAACCGCCGCCGGTTCCTCCCCCCGGCCCGGACGCCTCGCCTGCCAGGCCTTTCGCCGCCAATCCCAACCGCCCGGGAACGCCCCCCGGGCCGCCCGGAGACTCCCCATGCCTTCCCCCGACCACCCCGTTGCCGAGGACTTCGCCTCGTTGGCGCGCATGGCCGCGCACGACCCCGCCATGACCCTCCAATCAATCAAGCGGAGCGACCAGCGCGACCTCGCGCTCCCCTGCTGGCCCGTCTGGCTCGCATGGAGCGCCCAGCGCGGAAGGCAGGGCATCCTGGTTGCCGACGCCCGCGAGGCCTGCCCCACGGGACTGCTCCCCGAACTGGCCGCGCGCGAACACCCCCAACGCCTGGCCCGGGGCCTGGCACTGGCCGCACTGGCCCTGGGCCGCCAGCGCCTGCACCTGATCGTCTCCCCCGGCCGCGAGGGCCTGGCTGGCATTGTACGGCAGGCCCTGGACGCCCTGGCCGCCTCACTCGCCGACCCCGGCGCGGCCCCCGGCATCGTCCTGGAGACCCACGTGGAGCCGCCCTCCCCCGACGTGCCGCCCATGGCCCTGAACCCCGATGCCTTCTCCCTCTCGCTGGCCGCCTGGACGCGCCTGCCCCTGGCCCTGGCCGGGCAGGCGGCGGGCATTCCCCTGGAGCACGGCGGCAGGCTCGTTGAACTCCCCGAAGGCGCGGACCTGCGCCAGGCCCTGGGCCTGGAAGGCCTGGCGGTCCTGGACGAAGGCCTCTCGGGCTTCGCCGCGCCGGACACGCCCCTTATCCTGGACCCCGAGGACCTGGCCGCCCGGGGGCTCGCACCCGCGCCCCACGGCGCGCGCGCCCTGGCCAAGGGCGAATGTCCCGTGGACCTGACCCGCCAGGCCCTCTACCAGCACTGGCGGCGCTCCGCCGTGCGCGAAGGCCACCCTCACCGCGTGCTCCTGGCGCGCTGCGCCCGCCTGGCCGCCCTGCTCTCCCTGGGCCGGGGCGGACGCGAGGAGCTCGAAGAGCTCACCCAGTGCGCGAAGCTCCTGGACGACGCCGGGCTCAAGGCCGCGCACACCCTTGGCTCGGCCCTGGCGGCCTTTCCGGAACAGTGGCAGGCCCACGCCGCCGGGCGCTGCGAAACCGGGGCCTGTCAGGCCCGCCGCGTGGCCCCCTGCCAGGAGCGCTGCCCAGCGGGCATCGACATCCCCAGCTTCCTCTCGCTCACCGGGCGCGGCGAACACGCCAAGGCCGCCGCAGTCATGGTGCAGGACAACCCCCTGCCCTACTCCTGCGGGCTCATCTGCCCCGCGCCCTGCGAAAAGGTCTGCCTGCGCGGCAAGGTGGACAAGCCCATCCACATCCGGGCCATGAAGGCCGTTTCGGCACGCGCCCTCTTCGCCCAGGACAAGGACTACCCCGTGACCACCGCCCCCGCCCCCTCTGGCAGGCGCGTGGCCGTGGTGGGCGGAGGCCCCGCCGGTCTGGCCTGCGCCTCGTTCCTGGCCCGCGCGGGGCACGCCGTCACCATTCTGGAGGCCATGCCCAAGCTCGGCGGCATGATGCGCTACGGCATCCCCGAATACCGCCTGCCCAAGGCCATCCTGGACCGCGAGATCGCCACCGTGACCGGCCTGGGCGTCGAGGTGGCCACCGGCAAGGCCCTGGGGCGCGATTTCACCCTGGCCGAACTGGAGGCCCAGGGCTTCCACGCGGTGTTCCTGGCCCTGGGAGCCTGGTCCAGCCGCGCCCTGGGGCTCGACGGCGAGCGCCTGCTCACGGGCGTGGTCTCTGGCACGGAATTCCTGGTGGAGCTGGGCCTGGGCCGCAAGCCTGCCATCGGACGCAAGGTCGTGGTGGTGGGCGGCGGCAACACGGCCATGGACTGCGCCCGCACCGCCGTGCGCCTGGGCGCCGAGGAGGTGCGCGTGGTCTACCGCCGCTCCCGCACCGAGATGCCCGCCGCCGTGGAGGAGGTGGAAGAGGCCGAGCACGAGGGCGTGCACTTCACCTTCCTGGCCGCCCCCACGCGGCTCGTGGGCGAAGGCGGCAGGCTCGCGGGCATGGAGGTGGTCACCATGGCCCTGGGCGAGCCCGACGCCTCGGGCCGCCGCCGCCCCGAACCCAAGCCCGGCAGCGAGCGCGTGATCGCCTGCGACATGATCATCTCGGCCATCGGCCAGTTTTGCGACGAGTCCTTCACCAGGGGCTCCGACGGCACCCTGGGCGACGTGTGCCTCACCAAGTGGAAGACCATCCAGATCGACCCCGTCTCCCTGGCCACGGACCGCCCCGGCGTCTACGCAGGCGGCGACGCGGCCCAGGGACCGGCCACCGTGGTGGAGGCCATCCGCGACGGCAAACGCGCCGCCCTGGCCATCGACGCCCATCTGGAAGGCCGGGCCTTCGATCCCT from the Fundidesulfovibrio magnetotacticus genome contains:
- a CDS encoding FAD-dependent oxidoreductase translates to MPSPDHPVAEDFASLARMAAHDPAMTLQSIKRSDQRDLALPCWPVWLAWSAQRGRQGILVADAREACPTGLLPELAAREHPQRLARGLALAALALGRQRLHLIVSPGREGLAGIVRQALDALAASLADPGAAPGIVLETHVEPPSPDVPPMALNPDAFSLSLAAWTRLPLALAGQAAGIPLEHGGRLVELPEGADLRQALGLEGLAVLDEGLSGFAAPDTPLILDPEDLAARGLAPAPHGARALAKGECPVDLTRQALYQHWRRSAVREGHPHRVLLARCARLAALLSLGRGGREELEELTQCAKLLDDAGLKAAHTLGSALAAFPEQWQAHAAGRCETGACQARRVAPCQERCPAGIDIPSFLSLTGRGEHAKAAAVMVQDNPLPYSCGLICPAPCEKVCLRGKVDKPIHIRAMKAVSARALFAQDKDYPVTTAPAPSGRRVAVVGGGPAGLACASFLARAGHAVTILEAMPKLGGMMRYGIPEYRLPKAILDREIATVTGLGVEVATGKALGRDFTLAELEAQGFHAVFLALGAWSSRALGLDGERLLTGVVSGTEFLVELGLGRKPAIGRKVVVVGGGNTAMDCARTAVRLGAEEVRVVYRRSRTEMPAAVEEVEEAEHEGVHFTFLAAPTRLVGEGGRLAGMEVVTMALGEPDASGRRRPEPKPGSERVIACDMIISAIGQFCDESFTRGSDGTLGDVCLTKWKTIQIDPVSLATDRPGVYAGGDAAQGPATVVEAIRDGKRAALAIDAHLEGRAFDPSLALPKPRLEREIVCSPRGCGWAEHDRPEIPMIPVSARQGNFELVELGLDQEMAVTESRRCLRCDVCIGCGLCQLVCSEAGGDALRFKEVGGRLVFEDFDRPTDKCVGCGACTRICPTGAMSLVLGKGETAIAFTGHSISEHATPSCPECGAPLPAGEYLEHLRQRLGGQADSARLTLELCPECAHKKRGASFVASLLR